The following are encoded together in the Ferrimicrobium sp. genome:
- a CDS encoding IS4 family transposase, whose amino-acid sequence MPRPGWRKQPEDSRLTDHLSIGVLTRTFSRELIDSILSSTGKVQQRIRLLPSRVMIYYILALSLYPQDSYEEVMRHLSEGLRWADQFRSSWSVPSKVAIFKARLRLGAEPMKRLYEAVAKPLAVPGDAGAFYRGFRLVAIDGTSLSVADSAENLAHFSKPTTPLGEAAYAKARIVGLLECGTHTIFAADVGPYSTAEQVLAQGVIDQLKPGMLCLGDRGFFSYDLWQQVASTGAQVLWRAKVNYRIETVAELEDGSYLGNVYHHKDRAKRHPMMVRVIEYHITEGEDPDLFYRLFCSITDPEIAPAHELAALYAKRWEIESAFDELKTHQFEARRVLRSQSPELVYQEIWGMLALHVGIRELMYDVSASSRGDPLSLSFLGSLRTARTSALMSPGFSPRGPR is encoded by the coding sequence ATGCCAAGACCCGGGTGGAGAAAACAGCCAGAGGATTCACGACTGACCGATCATCTCTCGATCGGGGTTCTTACCCGTACTTTCTCGAGAGAGCTCATTGATTCGATACTCAGTTCAACGGGTAAAGTCCAACAGCGCATCCGACTCCTTCCATCACGGGTGATGATCTATTACATCCTGGCCCTCTCGCTCTATCCCCAGGACTCCTACGAGGAGGTCATGCGTCACTTAAGCGAAGGACTCCGTTGGGCAGATCAGTTCAGGTCCTCTTGGAGTGTTCCCTCGAAGGTGGCGATCTTTAAGGCTCGCCTACGCTTGGGGGCTGAACCCATGAAGCGACTCTACGAGGCAGTTGCAAAGCCTCTGGCAGTACCTGGCGATGCGGGTGCCTTCTATCGGGGGTTCCGCCTTGTTGCGATCGATGGAACGAGCCTGAGCGTCGCTGATTCTGCCGAGAACCTCGCTCATTTCTCAAAGCCCACCACTCCCCTTGGGGAGGCCGCCTATGCCAAGGCAAGAATCGTCGGTCTCCTAGAGTGTGGTACCCATACGATCTTTGCGGCCGACGTTGGTCCCTATAGTACTGCTGAGCAGGTATTGGCCCAAGGTGTGATCGATCAGCTCAAACCAGGGATGCTCTGCCTTGGTGATCGTGGGTTCTTCTCCTATGATCTCTGGCAGCAAGTAGCTAGCACCGGTGCCCAAGTCTTGTGGCGAGCAAAGGTCAACTATCGTATTGAAACAGTCGCCGAACTCGAGGATGGTTCCTACCTCGGCAACGTCTATCACCACAAGGACAGGGCCAAGAGACATCCAATGATGGTGAGGGTCATCGAGTATCACATCACCGAAGGTGAGGACCCTGATCTGTTCTACCGGCTCTTTTGCTCGATCACTGATCCCGAGATCGCACCCGCTCATGAGCTGGCCGCACTCTATGCAAAGCGTTGGGAGATCGAATCGGCCTTTGATGAACTAAAGACTCATCAGTTCGAGGCACGAAGGGTACTCCGGTCTCAGTCCCCAGAGCTTGTCTACCAGGAGATCTGGGGGATGTTAGCCCTGCACGTTGGCATCAGAGAGCTCATGTATGACGTCTCTGCATCCTCTAGGGGTGACCCGTTATCGCTCTCGTTTCTTGGATCTCTCCGGACGGCTCGCACCAGCGCGCTCATGAGTCCGGGTTTTTCCCCCAGAGGTCCTCGCTGA